In Bifidobacterium actinocoloniiforme DSM 22766, a genomic segment contains:
- a CDS encoding DUF6020 family protein, whose translation MGVLGAVGSFSMMTGIGYIVYRIYPLLSVATIRVKVVNCILSAAIASSTILPRMAPDPSLERGSIQAQTHEQAMRSSTSFILCLALQVLALSMFVFAILCWLEDIAAKYMDRSKMEVSEQELQNVADPKSVSHKIWRILASFIDFTPKHILITTIIIFVCWMPVLIINGPAIIGVDAMVQLIQYKTGHVWDPMLMNELPGYRAQDHHPVFDTLLYGLFDQLGVFLGNEIAGMRVLIICQSLFAAFSLAVALAWIRRRTSLPDGAVVAILFFSALLPAFPMYMSIVLKDTTWLPFFVLWCVLFYECVYRVRKHERLTISLITAVVVFGIVGGLTKKTSVYVTGLSLLALALFAHKNRVRVALMALLPPILVAIVIPATLFSPLRIAPGGPQEAISVPMQQVAKVAIDKWPELSPKDKKAIEKVIDVKEAHQHWNRNSSDYVKHYAYRQDATKLDRTKFMAIWARLFFRYPGEYFKAALYLAIPFVVHDTYYYTSAVRCGWWEAGGRSLFPGYEECALSHGQKTIAVPLVSLLNKIPPFSLLGSEAVYVLWIPLVAMGFVVIRREYGKLLFTLPFVFTWLNLLALPAHQVRYSLGFLFCFALMIAVPFIREESRNTSIADDQVVSATLDE comes from the coding sequence GTGGGCGTGCTTGGTGCTGTAGGTTCTTTTTCCATGATGACCGGTATCGGATACATTGTGTATCGCATCTATCCGCTGTTGAGTGTTGCGACCATTCGGGTCAAGGTTGTTAACTGCATACTATCCGCTGCTATCGCTTCCTCTACCATTTTGCCGCGAATGGCCCCTGACCCTAGCCTGGAAAGAGGTTCGATTCAGGCGCAAACCCACGAGCAAGCTATGCGGAGTTCTACAAGTTTCATACTTTGCCTTGCTCTCCAGGTTCTTGCTCTGTCCATGTTTGTCTTTGCGATACTGTGCTGGTTGGAAGACATCGCCGCTAAGTATATGGATCGATCTAAAATGGAGGTCAGCGAGCAGGAGCTGCAGAATGTCGCAGACCCGAAGTCTGTATCTCACAAGATTTGGCGCATATTGGCTAGCTTTATTGATTTCACGCCAAAACATATATTGATAACTACGATCATTATCTTCGTATGTTGGATGCCTGTACTTATCATTAATGGACCGGCAATAATTGGTGTTGACGCCATGGTTCAACTAATTCAGTATAAAACTGGCCATGTCTGGGATCCTATGCTGATGAATGAGTTGCCGGGATACAGGGCTCAGGATCATCATCCAGTATTTGACACTTTGTTGTACGGACTCTTTGACCAGTTGGGCGTTTTCCTTGGTAATGAGATTGCAGGAATGCGGGTGCTTATCATCTGCCAGTCCTTATTCGCTGCTTTCTCTTTGGCCGTGGCTCTTGCTTGGATTAGGAGGAGAACCAGTCTTCCGGACGGAGCTGTTGTTGCCATCCTGTTTTTCAGCGCTTTGTTGCCCGCATTCCCAATGTATATGAGTATTGTTCTCAAAGATACGACATGGCTGCCATTTTTTGTACTTTGGTGTGTGCTGTTTTATGAGTGCGTCTATCGGGTGCGCAAGCACGAACGGTTGACCATTTCTCTTATTACTGCAGTGGTAGTTTTTGGTATCGTGGGCGGTTTGACTAAGAAAACATCAGTATATGTCACAGGTCTGTCACTGTTGGCACTTGCCCTCTTTGCTCATAAAAATAGAGTGCGTGTTGCTCTTATGGCTCTACTTCCACCGATACTCGTGGCCATTGTGATACCGGCTACACTATTTTCTCCATTAAGAATTGCTCCAGGAGGTCCTCAAGAAGCCATCTCTGTTCCTATGCAGCAGGTCGCAAAGGTAGCTATTGATAAATGGCCGGAATTGTCACCAAAGGACAAAAAGGCAATTGAAAAGGTAATAGACGTAAAAGAAGCTCATCAACATTGGAATCGCAACAGTTCCGATTATGTTAAGCACTATGCCTATCGGCAGGATGCCACAAAATTGGATCGTACAAAGTTCATGGCGATTTGGGCGCGCCTCTTTTTTAGATATCCTGGAGAGTATTTCAAGGCTGCCTTATACTTGGCAATTCCGTTCGTGGTACACGATACTTACTATTACACGTCAGCTGTGCGTTGCGGTTGGTGGGAGGCTGGTGGTCGTTCATTGTTCCCAGGGTATGAGGAGTGTGCGCTATCGCATGGGCAAAAGACCATAGCTGTACCCTTGGTGTCATTGCTGAACAAGATTCCGCCTTTTTCTCTTCTTGGCAGCGAAGCTGTATATGTGCTTTGGATTCCTTTGGTGGCGATGGGTTTTGTCGTCATTAGGAGAGAATACGGCAAACTGCTGTTCACTTTACCCTTCGTATTCACTTGGCTGAACTTGTTGGCACTGCCTGCGCATCAGGTGCGGTACTCGCTCGGTTTCTTGTTCTGCTTTGCTTTGATGATAGCAGTGCCCTTCATCCGAGAAGAGAGTCGGAATACAAGTATCGCCGATGACCAGGTGGTGTCCGCTACTCTTGATGAGTAA
- a CDS encoding glycosyltransferase, with translation MLKLFDVDESVSAAIEKLSPRLRALVLAALNYHSLIQPGRELSYRLYMGERWQYPRLTDTSTLSGDLTERAGLTPFLEFRAKSAADPSSEFSPHYFEGQQQIIDRNVRYILLSPDGATDEDIEAKQTVKLASKVYRACETYAPVAFDYIREAQRSHREKQSYQPIVPFVPQDLSSAEVAQRLHHPYFDIKPNKPREGAPKAVLVGMHWLQAGGAERWGLETIDLVKRAGMTPIVITNMDSHQPWISKPELEGALVICLTFPMQERPGDEPLLRSIFEQFDVRGTLIHHNQWLYDRLWWIKRYYPQTRIVDSLHILEYRYRGGYPNQAVSRDAYIDLHHVISPQLENWLVERHGISQSKIVMAPLVGLTADTGRDTIKARQQPGQLCVAFVGRVTRQKRPEAFIRIVQILEHAHPGAYHFIMHGNGDLDGEVNNIIEHAGLTDVIERRGLNQSVEDTYQEADLLLVSSVNEGITLTTIEAISAGLPVLSADVGSQSTLIPVQGLLPRRTADLIAAAVRSMEHIREHEEDRERLWQVENARLTSFFGQQSANRYFQNMLKEWAQ, from the coding sequence ATGCTTAAGTTATTTGATGTGGACGAGTCTGTGTCCGCAGCCATTGAGAAGTTAAGTCCACGGTTGCGAGCATTGGTGCTGGCTGCTCTGAACTACCACAGTCTTATCCAACCAGGCCGGGAGCTCAGTTACCGTTTATATATGGGAGAACGCTGGCAGTATCCTCGACTGACTGATACCTCTACGTTGAGTGGGGATCTGACGGAGCGAGCAGGGCTCACACCGTTTCTGGAGTTTCGGGCGAAATCCGCCGCAGATCCTTCCAGTGAGTTTTCTCCCCACTATTTCGAAGGTCAACAGCAGATAATCGACCGGAATGTTCGATATATCTTGTTGTCTCCGGATGGCGCGACCGACGAGGATATCGAAGCCAAGCAGACCGTCAAGCTTGCCAGCAAGGTGTATCGTGCTTGCGAGACCTATGCTCCCGTGGCTTTTGACTACATTCGTGAAGCACAGCGCTCGCACCGGGAGAAGCAGAGCTATCAGCCGATTGTCCCATTCGTTCCGCAGGATCTTAGCTCAGCCGAAGTCGCGCAACGGCTTCATCATCCATACTTCGACATCAAGCCGAACAAGCCTAGGGAGGGTGCCCCTAAGGCTGTGCTGGTGGGTATGCACTGGCTTCAGGCTGGTGGGGCCGAACGGTGGGGCCTTGAGACCATCGACTTAGTCAAACGGGCCGGTATGACGCCGATCGTTATTACGAACATGGACAGTCATCAGCCGTGGATCAGCAAACCTGAGCTGGAGGGTGCGCTAGTCATTTGCCTCACCTTCCCCATGCAGGAACGTCCGGGGGATGAACCTTTGCTGCGCTCGATTTTCGAACAATTCGACGTGCGCGGTACCCTGATCCACCACAACCAATGGCTTTACGACCGTCTTTGGTGGATTAAGCGCTACTATCCACAGACCCGAATCGTCGATTCCCTGCACATTTTGGAGTACCGCTATCGCGGCGGTTATCCCAACCAGGCAGTAAGCCGGGATGCCTATATCGACTTGCACCATGTCATCTCTCCGCAACTGGAGAACTGGCTGGTTGAAAGGCACGGCATAAGTCAGTCCAAGATTGTCATGGCACCTCTTGTTGGTCTGACCGCTGACACTGGACGAGATACGATTAAAGCTCGTCAGCAACCAGGCCAGCTGTGTGTAGCGTTCGTGGGAAGGGTCACCAGGCAGAAGCGACCGGAGGCGTTCATTAGAATCGTGCAGATTTTGGAACACGCGCATCCGGGGGCCTACCACTTCATCATGCACGGCAATGGTGATTTGGATGGCGAAGTCAACAACATAATCGAGCATGCTGGTCTGACGGATGTCATTGAACGCCGTGGTCTTAATCAGTCGGTGGAGGATACGTATCAGGAAGCCGATTTGCTGCTGGTCTCTTCGGTGAACGAAGGTATCACCCTGACCACTATCGAAGCCATCAGTGCCGGTTTGCCGGTCCTGAGTGCTGACGTAGGTTCTCAATCAACGCTCATTCCAGTTCAGGGATTGCTGCCTCGGCGCACTGCCGATTTGATTGCCGCAGCCGTGCGGAGTATGGAGCATATCAGAGAGCATGAGGAAGATCGGGAACGCTTGTGGCAGGTGGAGAATGCAAGGTTAACCAGCTTCTTCGGCCAGCAGTCCGCCAACCGGTATTTCCAAAATATGCTAAAGGAATGGGCACAGTGA
- a CDS encoding glycosyltransferase family 2 protein, with the protein MGTVKHSKNVAAVVVTFNRLEKLKKVLASLEAQTMLPSHLVIVDNASTDGTATYLQEYADNFKIADQVNLQIVTLPENVGGAGGFSAGMEKGYQIGADYVWIFDDDGYPAPDALEKLVDGYERAVDVFSPDIPFACSLVKFIDGHISEMNNPVPTWDWGRLRAEGLKDVVLINRASFVSVLIPRWVMEAYGLPYKEYFIWFDDAEYTTRITKNCPGIQVLDSVVVHDMGDNKGVNFSMINQKNAWKFAYGTRNQGSYTLHHEGFLRYLLFCGMVFKSMRIGHVEKKLRRQMYGKMLEAFRFNPQIDYPQSGRLISS; encoded by the coding sequence ATGGGCACAGTGAAGCACAGTAAGAATGTCGCGGCAGTAGTTGTTACCTTCAACCGCCTGGAGAAGCTCAAGAAGGTCCTGGCTTCCTTGGAGGCACAGACCATGCTGCCGTCTCACCTGGTGATTGTGGACAACGCTTCCACCGATGGCACCGCCACTTACTTGCAGGAGTATGCCGACAATTTTAAGATTGCGGATCAGGTGAATCTGCAGATCGTCACTCTGCCGGAGAACGTAGGCGGGGCCGGTGGTTTTTCGGCCGGTATGGAAAAGGGCTACCAAATTGGTGCTGACTACGTCTGGATTTTTGATGACGATGGTTACCCTGCACCTGATGCACTTGAGAAGCTGGTCGACGGATACGAACGGGCTGTCGATGTGTTTAGTCCGGACATCCCATTCGCATGCTCCTTGGTCAAGTTCATCGACGGGCACATATCCGAGATGAACAACCCTGTGCCCACATGGGATTGGGGGCGTCTGCGGGCGGAAGGGCTCAAGGACGTGGTCCTGATTAACCGTGCGTCGTTCGTGTCAGTCCTGATACCGCGCTGGGTCATGGAAGCCTACGGTCTGCCTTACAAGGAGTACTTCATCTGGTTCGACGATGCCGAGTACACCACCCGCATCACCAAGAACTGCCCGGGCATTCAGGTGCTTGACAGTGTGGTCGTGCATGATATGGGTGATAACAAGGGCGTGAACTTCTCGATGATCAATCAGAAGAACGCGTGGAAGTTCGCGTACGGTACCCGTAATCAGGGCTCGTATACTCTGCACCATGAGGGTTTCTTGCGCTACTTGCTCTTCTGTGGCATGGTGTTCAAGTCTATGCGCATCGGACATGTGGAGAAGAAACTGCGCCGGCAGATGTACGGCAAGATGCTGGAGGCCTTCCGGTTCAATCCCCAAATTGACTACCCACAGTCAGGGCGCCTGATTTCTTCCTGA
- a CDS encoding acyltransferase family protein yields MANSSQRHSAQNPRNINIELLRIFAMVLVVLCHAVIHLDVGNSQFRMELAVVPGWKNAIRFTAVQYGQVGVSIFFMISGFFLSSKTFSWRRVFLTWSQAFLYTTLCFFSILIYQRFSPLPAFLAPLMQGSELKRTALWSFFPFLYDSYWFIDAYIVMLLFVPFINLVMRYSTKRQLIALIALLAFLGTWPLFFNQTNHWNNVTYAIICYLIGGFIHQELSRVRETRPLVLSALIATSTIAMTLFNYIAASRSSVITALGWPALVKQGLQVLPILIASCLLIAALKMAPRSKETTANTVIRAVAKSTFGVYLLHENIFGFRILWTAVARFMPHPSGLIESAILLIIIVIAVFLLLDGMAFLLDSLLIHPCQKLAFAAIDRHKALTHQE; encoded by the coding sequence ATGGCAAATTCGTCGCAACGGCACTCAGCCCAGAATCCCCGTAATATCAACATCGAGCTATTACGCATTTTTGCGATGGTACTGGTCGTGCTTTGCCATGCCGTCATACATTTGGACGTTGGCAATTCACAGTTTCGAATGGAATTGGCCGTGGTACCAGGATGGAAGAACGCGATACGCTTCACGGCCGTCCAGTACGGGCAAGTAGGCGTCTCGATTTTCTTTATGATTTCAGGCTTCTTCCTGAGCAGCAAGACGTTCTCCTGGCGAAGGGTGTTCCTCACCTGGTCCCAGGCGTTTCTGTACACGACACTCTGCTTCTTCTCCATCCTCATATACCAGCGTTTTTCTCCGCTCCCGGCTTTCCTGGCACCATTGATGCAAGGAAGTGAGCTTAAGAGAACCGCTTTGTGGAGCTTCTTCCCCTTCCTGTACGACAGCTACTGGTTCATTGATGCCTACATCGTCATGCTCCTATTCGTGCCATTTATCAATTTGGTCATGCGGTACTCCACAAAACGACAGCTAATAGCTCTCATAGCATTGCTGGCTTTTTTGGGCACGTGGCCCTTGTTCTTCAACCAAACAAACCACTGGAATAACGTGACCTATGCGATAATCTGCTACCTGATCGGCGGTTTCATACATCAAGAGCTGTCAAGGGTCAGGGAAACTCGCCCTCTGGTCCTCAGCGCGCTGATTGCGACGTCGACCATAGCCATGACTCTGTTCAATTACATCGCCGCTTCTCGGTCCTCAGTAATCACTGCGCTGGGCTGGCCTGCCCTAGTGAAACAGGGTCTTCAAGTTCTGCCAATCCTCATAGCCTCCTGCCTGCTGATTGCCGCTTTGAAGATGGCGCCCAGATCGAAAGAGACCACTGCGAACACAGTGATCCGTGCAGTGGCGAAGAGCACCTTCGGCGTATATCTCCTGCATGAGAACATCTTTGGTTTCAGAATCCTGTGGACAGCAGTAGCCCGTTTCATGCCTCATCCGTCCGGATTGATTGAATCGGCGATTCTTCTCATCATCATCGTAATCGCAGTTTTCCTTCTTCTCGATGGAATGGCCTTCCTCTTAGATTCCCTCCTCATTCATCCCTGTCAGAAGTTGGCTTTTGCTGCAATCGACCGCCATAAAGCGCTTACTCATCAAGAGTAG
- a CDS encoding ABC transporter permease, with amino-acid sequence MSDIANRVRKRYHYSWVVLKELVKTDFKLRYQGSFLGVAWSVLQPLMLFCVMYLVFAKFLRMTDGTRTYPVVLLLGISSWQFFSEATSIGLRSIVDRGDLLRKVHFPNYIVVVSAAMGALISFGINLIVVFIFALFNRVQFTWRVILLPLNILELYMLAIGFTLLMSTMYVYFRDISHIWDVLQQAIFYSIPVIYPLTAVSNIQHWWGPVVAKALLLNPIAQSIQDIRHNFIAPESTPTVWNQIGNPWIRLIPLCISIFVVVLGIAVFRKYNRRFAEVM; translated from the coding sequence GTGTCAGATATAGCTAATAGAGTCAGGAAGCGATACCATTACTCGTGGGTCGTTCTGAAAGAGCTTGTAAAGACCGATTTCAAGCTGCGCTACCAGGGTTCGTTTCTTGGGGTTGCCTGGTCCGTGCTTCAGCCGTTGATGCTGTTTTGCGTGATGTACCTGGTATTCGCGAAGTTCCTTCGGATGACCGACGGAACGCGCACCTATCCTGTCGTTTTGCTGCTGGGCATCAGTTCCTGGCAGTTCTTTAGTGAGGCCACTTCGATAGGGCTGCGGTCCATCGTTGATCGTGGGGATTTGCTGCGCAAGGTCCATTTCCCGAATTATATCGTGGTGGTTTCGGCCGCGATGGGCGCCTTGATTAGTTTCGGTATCAACCTGATCGTGGTGTTCATCTTCGCCCTGTTCAACAGGGTGCAGTTCACCTGGCGTGTGATTCTGCTGCCTTTGAACATTTTGGAGCTGTATATGCTGGCTATTGGCTTTACCTTGTTGATGTCCACCATGTACGTGTATTTCAGAGACATCTCACATATATGGGATGTGCTGCAGCAGGCCATCTTCTATTCGATTCCTGTGATTTATCCTCTTACCGCCGTCTCTAACATCCAGCATTGGTGGGGCCCTGTCGTGGCCAAAGCGCTCCTGCTGAACCCCATCGCTCAGTCGATTCAGGATATTCGTCACAACTTCATCGCTCCCGAGTCGACTCCTACGGTCTGGAACCAGATAGGAAATCCATGGATTCGGCTCATTCCTCTGTGCATTTCGATATTCGTCGTCGTGCTGGGAATCGCTGTGTTCCGTAAGTACAATCGTCGGTTCGCCGAGGTGATGTAA
- a CDS encoding ABC transporter ATP-binding protein: protein MGKVSASTPAENSSPVVLSVEHVDKVFRLPTEQATGLKQAFINWSRGIKGYKEQQVLEDISFQVHRGDFFGIVGRNGSGKSTLLKLISGIYCPERGKISYSGKLVPFIELGVGFNPELTGRENVYLNGALLGFTSEEVDAMYDDIVEFAELGDFMDQKLKNYSSGMQVRLAFSVAIKAQGDILVLDEVLAVGDEAFQRKCDDYFAQVKKDPSKTVILVTHDMSAVKKYCDKAILIQDGHIVVSGDKDDVANRYTLENLKAAKKDARDSKSDKYPTGLNERVPKLRAYPISSPVCSSSDIFRFDVEYQYDEDREFYLAIAMHDTRRGGIVYDTGSNRIKLRQSGHQIAHFEMPLNLFNNGEFRLVASLRTASRERPDAPTEMIAFTNDENSCVFAIRDSRNSEYALLSDRALRIRQVGVSQV, encoded by the coding sequence ATGGGTAAAGTAAGCGCAAGCACGCCAGCTGAGAATTCCAGTCCAGTGGTGCTTTCCGTCGAGCATGTCGACAAGGTCTTCCGTCTGCCCACCGAGCAGGCGACCGGTCTTAAGCAGGCCTTCATCAATTGGTCCCGCGGGATCAAGGGGTACAAAGAGCAACAGGTTCTGGAGGACATCTCTTTTCAGGTCCACCGTGGGGACTTCTTCGGTATAGTGGGCCGCAACGGCAGTGGAAAGTCCACCCTGCTGAAGCTCATTTCCGGCATATACTGCCCCGAACGTGGCAAAATCAGTTACTCAGGCAAGCTGGTCCCCTTCATCGAGTTAGGCGTGGGGTTCAATCCTGAGCTCACCGGCCGGGAGAACGTCTATCTGAACGGTGCTTTGTTGGGATTCACTAGTGAAGAAGTGGATGCCATGTACGACGATATCGTCGAGTTCGCTGAGCTTGGCGATTTCATGGATCAGAAGCTGAAGAACTATTCCAGCGGCATGCAGGTCAGGTTGGCTTTCTCGGTGGCCATTAAGGCTCAGGGCGATATCCTGGTGCTTGATGAGGTGTTGGCCGTGGGAGACGAAGCCTTCCAACGCAAATGTGACGATTACTTCGCCCAAGTGAAGAAAGACCCCAGCAAAACCGTCATCCTGGTCACCCACGATATGAGCGCTGTGAAAAAGTACTGCGACAAGGCGATCCTGATCCAGGACGGGCATATCGTTGTTTCAGGAGACAAGGACGATGTCGCCAACCGCTATACTTTGGAGAATCTCAAGGCTGCAAAGAAGGATGCCCGCGACAGCAAGAGCGACAAGTATCCCACCGGTCTGAACGAACGGGTCCCCAAGCTGCGGGCTTATCCGATTTCCTCGCCTGTGTGCAGCAGCAGCGATATTTTCCGATTCGATGTGGAGTACCAGTATGACGAGGACCGGGAATTCTACTTGGCCATTGCCATGCACGACACCCGCCGCGGTGGCATTGTATACGATACCGGGTCAAACAGGATCAAACTCCGCCAGTCGGGCCATCAAATCGCGCATTTCGAAATGCCTCTTAACCTCTTCAACAATGGAGAGTTCAGGCTGGTCGCTTCATTGAGGACCGCAAGTCGGGAACGTCCTGATGCGCCGACGGAGATGATTGCCTTTACCAATGACGAGAACTCATGCGTATTTGCTATACGGGATTCCCGCAATAGTGAGTACGCCCTGCTGAGCGACCGGGCATTGCGTATCCGACAGGTCGGAGTCAGTCAAGTATGA
- a CDS encoding glycosyltransferase family 2 protein: MGRVKGIQPLKATTAVLLPCYNEEQTIGKVISDFHAALPEADIYVYDNNSTDRTAQKAKEAGAIVRQEPRQGKGNVIRAMFEDIDANVYVMADGDDTYPADAAPAMVQKVLDGYDMVIGDRLSSTYFQENKRPFHNIGNRVVRGFINSLFNAHVTDIMTGYRAFSFTYVKTYPILSKGFEVETEMTIHSLDKNVRLYEMPIQYRDRPEGSVSKLDTVGDGLKVLSTIFRMIREYRPLPFFGGLGAVIDITGIALVISVLIDFWNTGAVARFPTLIGSVLLILVGLLSIVTGIILDVIAKNDRKSYITNSNIFSYLKRAELSDKE, encoded by the coding sequence ATGGGCAGAGTGAAAGGAATACAGCCTTTGAAGGCAACAACTGCGGTATTACTGCCCTGCTATAACGAAGAGCAGACTATCGGTAAAGTCATCAGCGACTTCCATGCTGCTCTTCCTGAAGCAGACATCTATGTCTATGACAACAATTCAACCGACCGAACGGCTCAGAAAGCCAAAGAAGCAGGAGCCATTGTCCGTCAAGAACCACGCCAAGGCAAAGGTAATGTCATCCGCGCCATGTTTGAGGACATAGATGCCAATGTGTATGTGATGGCTGATGGTGATGATACATACCCGGCTGACGCAGCACCCGCTATGGTTCAAAAAGTTTTAGACGGTTATGACATGGTAATTGGCGATCGTTTAAGCTCCACCTACTTCCAAGAGAATAAACGCCCTTTCCACAACATAGGCAATCGTGTAGTACGAGGTTTCATCAACAGTCTCTTCAACGCGCATGTCACCGATATTATGACCGGATACCGGGCCTTTTCCTTCACCTACGTAAAGACATACCCAATCCTGTCCAAGGGTTTCGAAGTCGAAACTGAGATGACCATTCATAGTCTGGACAAGAACGTACGCCTGTATGAGATGCCTATCCAATACAGAGATAGACCAGAGGGATCAGTCAGCAAACTGGATACGGTAGGCGATGGCTTAAAAGTCCTATCCACTATCTTCCGCATGATTCGGGAGTATCGGCCCCTCCCCTTCTTCGGGGGTCTAGGTGCGGTAATTGACATAACCGGCATTGCCCTGGTCATTTCAGTGCTTATTGACTTCTGGAACACCGGAGCAGTGGCTCGTTTCCCTACCTTGATTGGTTCTGTTTTACTTATTCTAGTGGGTCTACTGAGCATCGTCACCGGCATCATCTTGGATGTGATAGCCAAGAACGATCGCAAGAGTTACATCACTAACAGCAATATTTTCTCTTACCTGAAAAGGGCAGAGCTTTCCGACAAAGAATAA